The Treponema phagedenis DNA segment TGGATAACTTAAAAGTACATACCTCCAAAGAAACCATTCGATATCTTTCAACGGTACCGGGAAGATTTGAGTTTGTGTTTACGCCAAAACATGGTTCGTGGTTAAATATGATTGAAGGATTTTTCAGCAAACTAACAAGACAACTGTTGCGGGGCATGAGAGTAAAATCAAAAACAGAGTTAGTTAATCGACTGTATAAATACTTTGACGAGATTAATGAAGAGCCGGTCGTATTCCATTGGAAATACAATCTTGATGATCTCGATGTTTCTGAAGCGGTTATAACCGACGCTCTCAAATATGAACTTAATTAGAAAACGTTATACTAGTTCTACTTTTCTTGTCTTTGGTTTTCCATTTTTGTTTAAAATCTTTTCTCCTTTTTCATCTAGGATATATTCTTTTTTTGACTTAGCTAAGAACTCTCCTTTTTCGTTTATGGGTCGCATTATGGTCATTATATGACAATGAATATTTCCATTTTTATCTTGACTCTCATCATGAATTGCATAATCTACTATCATTCCTTGTGATGTTAGATTTTCTTTTATAAATCTTTCGACTAGGTTTTTATTTTCACTTAAAGATAATTCTTTTGGTAGTCCTATTATGAATTGTCTTGCTAGTTGTGCATTAGAATTTTTTTCTGCCATTTCTACTTTATTCCATAATATAGATCTATCCTTAAATTCTTTTGGTATATGATCAGGCAATATTATATTTTTTACTAATACTTTTTCTTTTCTTGTATAATCATGGGTTACTCCGTCCCATTCATTTTTTATTTTTTCTCCACTTATATATGCTGCACTTGCTACTGCACTTTTGCCTTTTCCTCTTGATATTATGTTTACTGAAAAATGAAAACTGTCTGCCATTTTTTATCACTTCCTTTCTTTTTTTGTTGTTTTAGGTGGAGGCTTAACAGATTTTTATATCCACTTTGTGAATGAGCGTTTTGAAATGATAGAATTAAAAAAAGCCGACTACTGAATTAATTTTGTTGTTTTAGTATGTCGGCTTAATTGTTTTGTTCATTTCAAATTTTAAAAGTCAAGGGCGAGCGTTAGCGAGTTTATTTACCCTTGACTTTTAAAAAGCGAATGATTGTTGCTCCCTGCAAGGGTTTGGCTCCGCAGTACGCAAGCACCCTTTAGGGTGTATAATTGCGCCCTTAGAAAATCTAAGGGCG contains these protein-coding regions:
- the mobQ gene encoding MobQ family relaxase — protein: MADSFHFSVNIISRGKGKSAVASAAYISGEKIKNEWDGVTHDYTRKEKVLVKNIILPDHIPKEFKDRSILWNKVEMAEKNSNAQLARQFIIGLPKELSLSENKNLVERFIKENLTSQGMIVDYAIHDESQDKNGNIHCHIMTIMRPINEKGEFLAKSKKEYILDEKGEKILNKNGKPKTRKVELV